In a single window of the Lates calcarifer isolate ASB-BC8 linkage group LG1, TLL_Latcal_v3, whole genome shotgun sequence genome:
- the ddx3xa gene encoding DEAD-box helicase 3 X-linked a isoform X9, whose product MSHVVIDNPHGLDQQLAALDLNSADGQGGGTGRRYIPPHLRNKDASKNGNAYSAGRQCGYSVAPVNLFSSKQFPQPWQAECQQRHRNNYTSGWDDCKIGYPRLASQELAFYHAYSGGWRNRCDSPGWDGGRSNGFVNGYHDNRTNGGFGGRGPPRNDRGGRGAYRGNRGGGSFNQPLQNAGFGSYENKDGGWGGPPRDAAYNSFGGRSDRSKSAFFNDRGAGSRGRYERGGFAGGGNSRWVEDARDDDWSKPTAPNERLEHELFSGSNTGINFEKYDDIPVEATGSNCPPHIESFHDVDMGEIIMGNITLSRYTRPTPVQKHAIPIIKSKRDLMACAQTGSGKTAAFLLPVLSQIYTDGPGDALQAAKNNGQENGRYGRRKQYPLSLVLAPTRELALQIYDEARKFAYRSRVRPCVVYGGADIGQQIRDLERGCHLLVATPGRLVDMMERGKIGLDYCNYLVLDEADRMLDMGFEPQIRRIVEQDTMPPKGIRQTMMFSATFPKEIQILARDFLEDYIFLAVGRVGSTSENITQKVVWVEETDKRSFLLDLLNATGKDSLTLVFVETKKGADALEDFLYHEGYACTSIHGDRSQRDREEALHHFRSGRCPILVATAVAARGLDICNVKHVINFDLPSDIEEYVHRIGRTGRVGNLGLATSFFNDKNSNITKDLLDILVEAKQEVPSWLESLAYEHQHKSSNRGRSKRFSGGFGARDYRQTSGGSGNFSGNRAGRNTGGHGGNRGFGGGGFGGNFYSNDGYGGNYSHSGSVDWWGN is encoded by the exons ATGAGTCATGTGGTCATTGATAATCCACACGGTCTAGATCAGCAG cttGCTGCCCTAGACTTGAACTCTGCTGACGGACAAGGCGGAGGAACTGGCA GGCGTTACATTCCACCTCACTTGAGGAACAAAGATGCTTCCAAAAACG GAAATGCTTATTCCGCTGGTAGACAGTGCGGTTATTCAGTGGCACCAGTAAATCTCT TTTCTTCTAAGCAGTTCCCACAACCATGGCAGGCAGAGTGTCAGCAAAGGCACAGAAATAACTATACTTCAGGATGGGATGACTGTAAGATTG GTTACCCAAGACTGGCCTCTCAAGAGCTTGCCTTTTACCATGCCTACAGTGGGGGTTGGCGAAACAGATGTG ATTCACCTGGATGGGACGGCGGACGCAGCAATGGATTTGTGAATGGTTACCACGACAACCGCACAAACGGGGGCTTCGGAGGGCGTGGACCCCCTCGCAATGATAGAGGTGGGCGCGGCGCCTACCGTGGTAACAGGGGTGGAGGCTCGTTTAATCAACCATTACAAAATGCAG GGTTTGGCAGTtatgaaaacaaagatggcGGCTGGGGAGGACCTCCCAGGGATGCCGCCTACAACAGCTTTGGGGGCCGATCTGATAGGTCCAAGTCTGCCTTCTTCAATGACCGTGGGGCAGGCTCAAGGGGAAG ATATGAGCGTGGGGGCTTTGCAGGTGGAGGAAACAGCCGTTGGGTGGAGGACGCCAGAGATGATGACTGGTCCAAGCCCACTGCTCCCAACGAGCGCCTGGAACA TGAGCTTTTCTCTGGAAGCAACACTGGGATAAACTTTGAGAAATACGATGATATTCCCGTGGAGGCCACTGGGAGCAACTGCCCGCCCCACATTGAAAGC TTCCATGATGTGGACATGGGGGAGATTATCATGGGGAACATCACCCTGAGTCGCTACACTCGTCCCACCCCAGTCCAGAAACATGCTATCCCTATCATCAAGTCCAAGAGAGACCTGATGGCTTGTGCCCAGACTG GCTCTGGTAAGACCGCTGCCTTCTTGCTGCCGGTGCTGAGTCAGATCTACACTGATGGTCCCGGAGATGCTCTGCAAGCTGCCAAGAACAACGGGCAG GAGAACGGAAGGTACGGCCGCCGTAAGCAGTACCCACTCTCCCTGGTGCTTGCTCCCACCAGAGAACTGGCCTTGCAGATCTATGATGAGGCGAGGAAG TTTGCCTATCGTTCACGAGTGCGTCCCTGCGTGGTGTATGGTGGAGCTGACATTGGCCAGCAGATCAGGGATTTGGAGAGAGGCTGCCACCTGCTTGTGGCCACACCTGGACGTCTGGTTGATATGATGGAGAGGGGCAAGATCGGTCTAGACTATTGCAA ctaCTTGGTCCTGGATGAGGCTGACCGCATGTTGGACATGGGTTTTGAGCCACAGATCAGACGCATTGTGGAGCAAGACACAATGCCACCTAAAGGCATTCGTCAGACCATGATGTTCAGTGCCACCTTCCCCAAGGAGATCCAG ATCCTGGCTCGAGACTTCCTGGAGGACTACATTTTCCTCGCAGTGGGGCGTGTCGGTTCCACATCAGAAAATATCACTCAGAAGGTAGTTTGggtggaggagacagacaagAGGTCCTTCCTCCTCGACCTGCTCAATGCCACAG GCAAAGACTCATTGACTCTGGTGTTTGTGGAAACCAAGAAAGGAGCAGATGCTCTTGAAGACTTCCTTTACCACGAGGGTTACGCCTGCACCAGCATCCATGGAGATCGGtcccagagagacagagaggaggctcTGCATCACTTCCGGTCTGGACGCTGTCCCATCTTGGTGGCTACAGCT GTGGCTGCTAGAGGTCTGGACATTTGCAATGTGAAGCATGTCATTAACTTTGATTTGCCCAGTGACATTGAGGAGTACGTTCACCGTATTGGCCGTACGGGACGTGTGGGCAATCTTG GTCTGGCCACGTCGTTCTTTAAcgacaaaaacagcaacataacCAAAGATTTGCTGGACATTTTGGTGGAGGCCAAGCAGGAGGTTCCCTCCTGGCTTGAGAGCCTGGCCTATGAGCACCAGCACAAGAGCAGCAACCGTGGACGCTCCAAGAG GTTCTCTGGCGGTTTCGGAGCTAGAGACTACCGTCAGACGTCTGGCGGCTCTGGAAACTTCAGCGGCAACCGTGCAGGGCGCAACACTGGAGGCCATGGAGGAAACCGTGGCTTTGGTGGAG GTGGCTTTGGTGGCAACTTCTACAGTAATGACGGCTATGGAGGAAATTACAGCCACTCTGGTAGTGTGGATTGGTGGGGCAACTAG
- the ddx3xa gene encoding DEAD-box helicase 3 X-linked a isoform X13, whose translation MSHVVIDNPHGLDQQLAALDLNSADGQGGGTGRRYIPPHLRNKDASKNGNAYSAGRQCGYSVAPVNLYSPGWDGGRSNGFVNGYHDNRTNGGFGGRGPPRNDRGGRGAYRGNRGGGSFNQPLQNAGFGSYENKDGGWGGPPRDAAYNSFGGRSDRSKSAFFNDRGAGSRGRYERGGFAGGGNSRWVEDARDDDWSKPTAPNERLEHELFSGSNTGINFEKYDDIPVEATGSNCPPHIESFHDVDMGEIIMGNITLSRYTRPTPVQKHAIPIIKSKRDLMACAQTGSGKTAAFLLPVLSQIYTDGPGDALQAAKNNGQENGRYGRRKQYPLSLVLAPTRELALQIYDEARKFAYRSRVRPCVVYGGADIGQQIRDLERGCHLLVATPGRLVDMMERGKIGLDYCNYLVLDEADRMLDMGFEPQIRRIVEQDTMPPKGIRQTMMFSATFPKEIQILARDFLEDYIFLAVGRVGSTSENITQKVVWVEETDKRSFLLDLLNATVIPSEVQENVTEAPEKPGKDSLTLVFVETKKGADALEDFLYHEGYACTSIHGDRSQRDREEALHHFRSGRCPILVATAVAARGLDICNVKHVINFDLPSDIEEYVHRIGRTGRVGNLGLATSFFNDKNSNITKDLLDILVEAKQEVPSWLESLAYEHQHKSSNRGRSKRFSGGFGARDYRQTSGGSGNFSGNRAGRNTGGHGGNRGFGGGGFGGNFYSNDGYGGNYSHSGSVDWWGN comes from the exons ATGAGTCATGTGGTCATTGATAATCCACACGGTCTAGATCAGCAG cttGCTGCCCTAGACTTGAACTCTGCTGACGGACAAGGCGGAGGAACTGGCA GGCGTTACATTCCACCTCACTTGAGGAACAAAGATGCTTCCAAAAACG GAAATGCTTATTCCGCTGGTAGACAGTGCGGTTATTCAGTGGCACCAGTAAATCTCT ATTCACCTGGATGGGACGGCGGACGCAGCAATGGATTTGTGAATGGTTACCACGACAACCGCACAAACGGGGGCTTCGGAGGGCGTGGACCCCCTCGCAATGATAGAGGTGGGCGCGGCGCCTACCGTGGTAACAGGGGTGGAGGCTCGTTTAATCAACCATTACAAAATGCAG GGTTTGGCAGTtatgaaaacaaagatggcGGCTGGGGAGGACCTCCCAGGGATGCCGCCTACAACAGCTTTGGGGGCCGATCTGATAGGTCCAAGTCTGCCTTCTTCAATGACCGTGGGGCAGGCTCAAGGGGAAG ATATGAGCGTGGGGGCTTTGCAGGTGGAGGAAACAGCCGTTGGGTGGAGGACGCCAGAGATGATGACTGGTCCAAGCCCACTGCTCCCAACGAGCGCCTGGAACA TGAGCTTTTCTCTGGAAGCAACACTGGGATAAACTTTGAGAAATACGATGATATTCCCGTGGAGGCCACTGGGAGCAACTGCCCGCCCCACATTGAAAGC TTCCATGATGTGGACATGGGGGAGATTATCATGGGGAACATCACCCTGAGTCGCTACACTCGTCCCACCCCAGTCCAGAAACATGCTATCCCTATCATCAAGTCCAAGAGAGACCTGATGGCTTGTGCCCAGACTG GCTCTGGTAAGACCGCTGCCTTCTTGCTGCCGGTGCTGAGTCAGATCTACACTGATGGTCCCGGAGATGCTCTGCAAGCTGCCAAGAACAACGGGCAG GAGAACGGAAGGTACGGCCGCCGTAAGCAGTACCCACTCTCCCTGGTGCTTGCTCCCACCAGAGAACTGGCCTTGCAGATCTATGATGAGGCGAGGAAG TTTGCCTATCGTTCACGAGTGCGTCCCTGCGTGGTGTATGGTGGAGCTGACATTGGCCAGCAGATCAGGGATTTGGAGAGAGGCTGCCACCTGCTTGTGGCCACACCTGGACGTCTGGTTGATATGATGGAGAGGGGCAAGATCGGTCTAGACTATTGCAA ctaCTTGGTCCTGGATGAGGCTGACCGCATGTTGGACATGGGTTTTGAGCCACAGATCAGACGCATTGTGGAGCAAGACACAATGCCACCTAAAGGCATTCGTCAGACCATGATGTTCAGTGCCACCTTCCCCAAGGAGATCCAG ATCCTGGCTCGAGACTTCCTGGAGGACTACATTTTCCTCGCAGTGGGGCGTGTCGGTTCCACATCAGAAAATATCACTCAGAAGGTAGTTTGggtggaggagacagacaagAGGTCCTTCCTCCTCGACCTGCTCAATGCCACAG TTATTCCCAGTGAGGTTCAGGAAAATGTGACAGAGGCCCCAGAGAAACCGG GCAAAGACTCATTGACTCTGGTGTTTGTGGAAACCAAGAAAGGAGCAGATGCTCTTGAAGACTTCCTTTACCACGAGGGTTACGCCTGCACCAGCATCCATGGAGATCGGtcccagagagacagagaggaggctcTGCATCACTTCCGGTCTGGACGCTGTCCCATCTTGGTGGCTACAGCT GTGGCTGCTAGAGGTCTGGACATTTGCAATGTGAAGCATGTCATTAACTTTGATTTGCCCAGTGACATTGAGGAGTACGTTCACCGTATTGGCCGTACGGGACGTGTGGGCAATCTTG GTCTGGCCACGTCGTTCTTTAAcgacaaaaacagcaacataacCAAAGATTTGCTGGACATTTTGGTGGAGGCCAAGCAGGAGGTTCCCTCCTGGCTTGAGAGCCTGGCCTATGAGCACCAGCACAAGAGCAGCAACCGTGGACGCTCCAAGAG GTTCTCTGGCGGTTTCGGAGCTAGAGACTACCGTCAGACGTCTGGCGGCTCTGGAAACTTCAGCGGCAACCGTGCAGGGCGCAACACTGGAGGCCATGGAGGAAACCGTGGCTTTGGTGGAG GTGGCTTTGGTGGCAACTTCTACAGTAATGACGGCTATGGAGGAAATTACAGCCACTCTGGTAGTGTGGATTGGTGGGGCAACTAG
- the ddx3xa gene encoding DEAD-box helicase 3 X-linked a isoform X16 produces the protein MSHVVIDNPHGLDQQLAALDLNSADGQGGGTGRRYIPPHLRNKDASKNAGNAYSAGRQCGYSVAPVNLYSPGWDGGRSNGFVNGYHDNRTNGGFGGRGPPRNDRGFGSYENKDGGWGGPPRDAAYNSFGGRSDRSKSAFFNDRGAGSRGRYERGGFAGGGNSRWVEDARDDDWSKPTAPNERLEHELFSGSNTGINFEKYDDIPVEATGSNCPPHIESFHDVDMGEIIMGNITLSRYTRPTPVQKHAIPIIKSKRDLMACAQTGSGKTAAFLLPVLSQIYTDGPGDALQAAKNNGQENGRYGRRKQYPLSLVLAPTRELALQIYDEARKFAYRSRVRPCVVYGGADIGQQIRDLERGCHLLVATPGRLVDMMERGKIGLDYCNYLVLDEADRMLDMGFEPQIRRIVEQDTMPPKGIRQTMMFSATFPKEIQILARDFLEDYIFLAVGRVGSTSENITQKVVWVEETDKRSFLLDLLNATVIPSEVQENVTEAPEKPGKDSLTLVFVETKKGADALEDFLYHEGYACTSIHGDRSQRDREEALHHFRSGRCPILVATAVAARGLDICNVKHVINFDLPSDIEEYVHRIGRTGRVGNLGLATSFFNDKNSNITKDLLDILVEAKQEVPSWLESLAYEHQHKSSNRGRSKRFSGGFGARDYRQTSGGSGNFSGNRAGRNTGGHGGNRGFGGGGFGGNFYSNDGYGGNYSHSGSVDWWGN, from the exons ATGAGTCATGTGGTCATTGATAATCCACACGGTCTAGATCAGCAG cttGCTGCCCTAGACTTGAACTCTGCTGACGGACAAGGCGGAGGAACTGGCA GGCGTTACATTCCACCTCACTTGAGGAACAAAGATGCTTCCAAAAACG CAGGAAATGCTTATTCCGCTGGTAGACAGTGCGGTTATTCAGTGGCACCAGTAAATCTCT ATTCACCTGGATGGGACGGCGGACGCAGCAATGGATTTGTGAATGGTTACCACGACAACCGCACAAACGGGGGCTTCGGAGGGCGTGGACCCCCTCGCAATGATAGAG GGTTTGGCAGTtatgaaaacaaagatggcGGCTGGGGAGGACCTCCCAGGGATGCCGCCTACAACAGCTTTGGGGGCCGATCTGATAGGTCCAAGTCTGCCTTCTTCAATGACCGTGGGGCAGGCTCAAGGGGAAG ATATGAGCGTGGGGGCTTTGCAGGTGGAGGAAACAGCCGTTGGGTGGAGGACGCCAGAGATGATGACTGGTCCAAGCCCACTGCTCCCAACGAGCGCCTGGAACA TGAGCTTTTCTCTGGAAGCAACACTGGGATAAACTTTGAGAAATACGATGATATTCCCGTGGAGGCCACTGGGAGCAACTGCCCGCCCCACATTGAAAGC TTCCATGATGTGGACATGGGGGAGATTATCATGGGGAACATCACCCTGAGTCGCTACACTCGTCCCACCCCAGTCCAGAAACATGCTATCCCTATCATCAAGTCCAAGAGAGACCTGATGGCTTGTGCCCAGACTG GCTCTGGTAAGACCGCTGCCTTCTTGCTGCCGGTGCTGAGTCAGATCTACACTGATGGTCCCGGAGATGCTCTGCAAGCTGCCAAGAACAACGGGCAG GAGAACGGAAGGTACGGCCGCCGTAAGCAGTACCCACTCTCCCTGGTGCTTGCTCCCACCAGAGAACTGGCCTTGCAGATCTATGATGAGGCGAGGAAG TTTGCCTATCGTTCACGAGTGCGTCCCTGCGTGGTGTATGGTGGAGCTGACATTGGCCAGCAGATCAGGGATTTGGAGAGAGGCTGCCACCTGCTTGTGGCCACACCTGGACGTCTGGTTGATATGATGGAGAGGGGCAAGATCGGTCTAGACTATTGCAA ctaCTTGGTCCTGGATGAGGCTGACCGCATGTTGGACATGGGTTTTGAGCCACAGATCAGACGCATTGTGGAGCAAGACACAATGCCACCTAAAGGCATTCGTCAGACCATGATGTTCAGTGCCACCTTCCCCAAGGAGATCCAG ATCCTGGCTCGAGACTTCCTGGAGGACTACATTTTCCTCGCAGTGGGGCGTGTCGGTTCCACATCAGAAAATATCACTCAGAAGGTAGTTTGggtggaggagacagacaagAGGTCCTTCCTCCTCGACCTGCTCAATGCCACAG TTATTCCCAGTGAGGTTCAGGAAAATGTGACAGAGGCCCCAGAGAAACCGG GCAAAGACTCATTGACTCTGGTGTTTGTGGAAACCAAGAAAGGAGCAGATGCTCTTGAAGACTTCCTTTACCACGAGGGTTACGCCTGCACCAGCATCCATGGAGATCGGtcccagagagacagagaggaggctcTGCATCACTTCCGGTCTGGACGCTGTCCCATCTTGGTGGCTACAGCT GTGGCTGCTAGAGGTCTGGACATTTGCAATGTGAAGCATGTCATTAACTTTGATTTGCCCAGTGACATTGAGGAGTACGTTCACCGTATTGGCCGTACGGGACGTGTGGGCAATCTTG GTCTGGCCACGTCGTTCTTTAAcgacaaaaacagcaacataacCAAAGATTTGCTGGACATTTTGGTGGAGGCCAAGCAGGAGGTTCCCTCCTGGCTTGAGAGCCTGGCCTATGAGCACCAGCACAAGAGCAGCAACCGTGGACGCTCCAAGAG GTTCTCTGGCGGTTTCGGAGCTAGAGACTACCGTCAGACGTCTGGCGGCTCTGGAAACTTCAGCGGCAACCGTGCAGGGCGCAACACTGGAGGCCATGGAGGAAACCGTGGCTTTGGTGGAG GTGGCTTTGGTGGCAACTTCTACAGTAATGACGGCTATGGAGGAAATTACAGCCACTCTGGTAGTGTGGATTGGTGGGGCAACTAG
- the ddx3xa gene encoding DEAD-box helicase 3 X-linked a isoform X14, producing MSHVVIDNPHGLDQQLAALDLNSADGQGGGTGRRYIPPHLRNKDASKNAGNAYSAGRQCGYSVAPVNLYSPGWDGGRSNGFVNGYHDNRTNGGFGGRGPPRNDRGGRGAYRGNRGGGSFNQPLQNAGFGSYENKDGGWGGPPRDAAYNSFGGRSDRSKSAFFNDRGAGSRGRYERGGFAGGGNSRWVEDARDDDWSKPTAPNERLEHELFSGSNTGINFEKYDDIPVEATGSNCPPHIESFHDVDMGEIIMGNITLSRYTRPTPVQKHAIPIIKSKRDLMACAQTGSGKTAAFLLPVLSQIYTDGPGDALQAAKNNGQENGRYGRRKQYPLSLVLAPTRELALQIYDEARKFAYRSRVRPCVVYGGADIGQQIRDLERGCHLLVATPGRLVDMMERGKIGLDYCNYLVLDEADRMLDMGFEPQIRRIVEQDTMPPKGIRQTMMFSATFPKEIQILARDFLEDYIFLAVGRVGSTSENITQKVVWVEETDKRSFLLDLLNATGKDSLTLVFVETKKGADALEDFLYHEGYACTSIHGDRSQRDREEALHHFRSGRCPILVATAVAARGLDICNVKHVINFDLPSDIEEYVHRIGRTGRVGNLGLATSFFNDKNSNITKDLLDILVEAKQEVPSWLESLAYEHQHKSSNRGRSKRFSGGFGARDYRQTSGGSGNFSGNRAGRNTGGHGGNRGFGGGGFGGNFYSNDGYGGNYSHSGSVDWWGN from the exons ATGAGTCATGTGGTCATTGATAATCCACACGGTCTAGATCAGCAG cttGCTGCCCTAGACTTGAACTCTGCTGACGGACAAGGCGGAGGAACTGGCA GGCGTTACATTCCACCTCACTTGAGGAACAAAGATGCTTCCAAAAACG CAGGAAATGCTTATTCCGCTGGTAGACAGTGCGGTTATTCAGTGGCACCAGTAAATCTCT ATTCACCTGGATGGGACGGCGGACGCAGCAATGGATTTGTGAATGGTTACCACGACAACCGCACAAACGGGGGCTTCGGAGGGCGTGGACCCCCTCGCAATGATAGAGGTGGGCGCGGCGCCTACCGTGGTAACAGGGGTGGAGGCTCGTTTAATCAACCATTACAAAATGCAG GGTTTGGCAGTtatgaaaacaaagatggcGGCTGGGGAGGACCTCCCAGGGATGCCGCCTACAACAGCTTTGGGGGCCGATCTGATAGGTCCAAGTCTGCCTTCTTCAATGACCGTGGGGCAGGCTCAAGGGGAAG ATATGAGCGTGGGGGCTTTGCAGGTGGAGGAAACAGCCGTTGGGTGGAGGACGCCAGAGATGATGACTGGTCCAAGCCCACTGCTCCCAACGAGCGCCTGGAACA TGAGCTTTTCTCTGGAAGCAACACTGGGATAAACTTTGAGAAATACGATGATATTCCCGTGGAGGCCACTGGGAGCAACTGCCCGCCCCACATTGAAAGC TTCCATGATGTGGACATGGGGGAGATTATCATGGGGAACATCACCCTGAGTCGCTACACTCGTCCCACCCCAGTCCAGAAACATGCTATCCCTATCATCAAGTCCAAGAGAGACCTGATGGCTTGTGCCCAGACTG GCTCTGGTAAGACCGCTGCCTTCTTGCTGCCGGTGCTGAGTCAGATCTACACTGATGGTCCCGGAGATGCTCTGCAAGCTGCCAAGAACAACGGGCAG GAGAACGGAAGGTACGGCCGCCGTAAGCAGTACCCACTCTCCCTGGTGCTTGCTCCCACCAGAGAACTGGCCTTGCAGATCTATGATGAGGCGAGGAAG TTTGCCTATCGTTCACGAGTGCGTCCCTGCGTGGTGTATGGTGGAGCTGACATTGGCCAGCAGATCAGGGATTTGGAGAGAGGCTGCCACCTGCTTGTGGCCACACCTGGACGTCTGGTTGATATGATGGAGAGGGGCAAGATCGGTCTAGACTATTGCAA ctaCTTGGTCCTGGATGAGGCTGACCGCATGTTGGACATGGGTTTTGAGCCACAGATCAGACGCATTGTGGAGCAAGACACAATGCCACCTAAAGGCATTCGTCAGACCATGATGTTCAGTGCCACCTTCCCCAAGGAGATCCAG ATCCTGGCTCGAGACTTCCTGGAGGACTACATTTTCCTCGCAGTGGGGCGTGTCGGTTCCACATCAGAAAATATCACTCAGAAGGTAGTTTGggtggaggagacagacaagAGGTCCTTCCTCCTCGACCTGCTCAATGCCACAG GCAAAGACTCATTGACTCTGGTGTTTGTGGAAACCAAGAAAGGAGCAGATGCTCTTGAAGACTTCCTTTACCACGAGGGTTACGCCTGCACCAGCATCCATGGAGATCGGtcccagagagacagagaggaggctcTGCATCACTTCCGGTCTGGACGCTGTCCCATCTTGGTGGCTACAGCT GTGGCTGCTAGAGGTCTGGACATTTGCAATGTGAAGCATGTCATTAACTTTGATTTGCCCAGTGACATTGAGGAGTACGTTCACCGTATTGGCCGTACGGGACGTGTGGGCAATCTTG GTCTGGCCACGTCGTTCTTTAAcgacaaaaacagcaacataacCAAAGATTTGCTGGACATTTTGGTGGAGGCCAAGCAGGAGGTTCCCTCCTGGCTTGAGAGCCTGGCCTATGAGCACCAGCACAAGAGCAGCAACCGTGGACGCTCCAAGAG GTTCTCTGGCGGTTTCGGAGCTAGAGACTACCGTCAGACGTCTGGCGGCTCTGGAAACTTCAGCGGCAACCGTGCAGGGCGCAACACTGGAGGCCATGGAGGAAACCGTGGCTTTGGTGGAG GTGGCTTTGGTGGCAACTTCTACAGTAATGACGGCTATGGAGGAAATTACAGCCACTCTGGTAGTGTGGATTGGTGGGGCAACTAG